One segment of Choristoneura fumiferana chromosome 26, NRCan_CFum_1, whole genome shotgun sequence DNA contains the following:
- the LOC141443146 gene encoding uncharacterized protein, whose translation MPTVTSFGQGADEVDRVKAAIQQVKATKSAPSAVEVEYPSKFLVFSDQPHQPYPQGPPPGGYPPQGGYPPPSVYPTQGYPPPGGYPPPPGGYPPPGGYPPPGGYGPPPPGYGQGYPPPPGGYPQQGAYGPGAGSGGGGAMAQGAALGVMGTLTACLASCCLSCSPFLAAGASESDGERHQQPGTKLTPASRRRADRPRRGGPTPQGGPAPPGGQTPQGGQNQQTAHPGQDEQNQETQADMDNDFPDD comes from the exons ATGCCGACGGTGACCAGCTTCGGCCAGGGCGCCGACGAGGTGGACCGCGTTAAGGCGGCCATCCAGCAGGTGAAGGCCACCAAGTCGGCGCCGTCCGCCGTGGAGGTGGAATACCCTAGCAAGTTCCTGGTGTTTTCAGACCAGCCACACCAGCCGTACCCCCAAG GACCTCCTCCAGGAGGCTATCCCCCGCAAGGAGGCTACCCCCCGCCATCGGTTTATCCGACGCAAGGCTACCCGCCACCTGGAGGCTACCCCCCTCCACCTGGGGGCTACCCTCCTCCAGGGGGCTACCCGCCGCCAGGGGGCTACGGGCCCCCACCGCCGGGGTACGGGCAGGGGTACCCCCCACCACCGGGCGGATACCCTCAACAAG GTGCGTACGGGCCGGGCGCGgggagcggcggcggcggcgcgatgGCGCAGGGCGCCGCCCTCGGCGTCATGGGCACCCTGACAGCCTGCCTCGCGTCCTGCTGTCTCTCCTGCTCGCCGTTCCTCGCTGCAGGCGCCTCGGAGTCCGACGGCGAGCGCCACCAGCAGCCTGGCACCAAGCTTACCCCAGCCAGCAGGCGCCGGGCGGACCGGCCCCGCCGG GGCGGACCGACCCCGCAGGGCGGACCGGCCCCGCCGGGCGGACAGACCCCGCAGGGCGGACAGAACCAACAGACAGCGCACCCCGGCCAGGACGAACAGAACCAAGAGACTCAAGCGGACATGGATAACGATTTTCCTGATGATTGA
- the LOC141442891 gene encoding uncharacterized protein isoform X2 produces the protein MALVLRKAVMPRNVSLLKCIKGRTLATTANKNTPVPLAAGVFRRSLKDAAVLKPLGHAKCKTKQVQLARGRGTGRPHALRRCVSCPELTATPRARLVARHSSLPRTRRICLDSNPLSKYPLTSPLAALSAFSFLNSRAGFAIAKRGFMSNSSCCGPCGPCRPCSPCCAPCCTFRTPPCGSPCNPCGTCLPPPGGNHAPQCLQYMTGYYYYPYGTWFCGPFHVAGKCVPVSSTCVPPQCCPAACCSCCITPAAAAAFMQGGLPMQGTQDMPFAPPSQVEVPLESSTNASSTPPPAEDASKKPRPGFSKFFPFNSSVAMGAKAAAFPKQDDSISSFEKKFSPKVAEAARSSSSHEPAKFHYHPRLNTPPSRKYSRCATDFVAPKTSSPIRHKHTSKQHYVWKIFDKPNTKNQSKPCPAKFYRATPLAQFKPYDS, from the exons ATGGCTCTAGTTTTGAGGAAGGCGGTTATGCCCAGGAACGTATCGTTATTGAAATGCATTAAAGGGCGTACGCTAGCCACAACAGCCAACAAAAACACCCCAGTACCTCTAG CAGCGGGAGTGTTTAGACGCAGCCTGAAGGATGCCGCGGTGCTCAAGCCACTGGGGCACGCGAAGTGCAAGACGAAGCAGGTGCAGCTGGCACGAGGCCGCGGGACGGGGCGCCCGCATGCCCTACGCCGCTGCGTTTCATGTCCCGAGCTCACCGCGACCCCGCGCGCGCGGCTCGTCGCGCGCCACTCCAGCCTCCCCAGGACTAGGCGTATCTGTCTCGATAGCAACCCACTCTCCAAGTACCCTCTAACATCCCCCCTGGCTGCTCTCAGTGCCTTTTCATTCCTGAACTCGCGCGCTGGATTCGCGATTGCTAAACGGGGGTTTATGAGCAATTCATCGTGCTGCGGTCCGTGCGGCCCTTGCAGGCCTTGCTCCCCCTGCTGCGCTCCTTGCTGTACTTTTAGGACTCCTCCATGCGGTTCGCCGTGTAATCCGTGCGGCACCTGCCTCCCGCCCCCCGGGGGCAACCACGCGCCCCAATGCCTTCAATACATGACCGGGTATTACTACTACCCGTACGGCACTTGGTTCTGCGGGCCGTTCCACGTAGCCGGCAAGTGCGTTCCTGTTTCGAGCACCTGCGTGCCACCTCAGTGCTGCCCGGCCGCTTGTTGCTCTTGCTGTATCACTCCTGCTGCTGCAGCTGCTTTCATGCAAGGTGGTCTACCAATGCAGGGCACGCAAGATATGCCGTTCGCTCCCCCGTCTCAAGTTGAAGTTCCTTTGGAGAGCTCTACCAACGCTAGTAGCACTCCACCACCAGCCGAGGATGCCTCGAAGAAACCCCGTCCAGGCTTTTCCAAGTTTTTCCCATTCAATTCAAGTGTCGCCATGGGTGCCAAGGCTGCGGCTTTTCCCAAGCAAGATGACAGCATCTCGTCTTTCGAGAAGAAGTTCTCACCCAAGGTAGCCGAGGCGGCTCGTTCTTCATCCAGCCATGAGCCAGCAAAGTTTCACTACCATCCCAGGTTGAATACTCCTCCTTCGCGGAAATACAGCCGCTGTGCAACCGATTTCGTGGCACCTAAAACGTCTTCGCCTATTCGGCATAAGCATACTAGCAAGCAACACTATGTTTGGAAAATTTTTGATAAGCCCAATACCAAAAATCAGAGCAAGCCATGCCCAGCTAAGTTTTATCGCGCAACCCCTTTAGCTCAATTTAAACCGTACGACTCTTAA
- the LOC141442891 gene encoding uncharacterized protein isoform X1: MALVLRKAVMPRNVSLLKCIKGRTLATTANKNTPVPLAASVTKSFRNHLKAAFRLPSFKTEKVSLKKTVASKNKQRCERNGVFGTVSCPDLSLPRRHKEPAKTENNLHKPENVGQHNTKQMLSHRLWPTLSPASTTYNLATIAGLIDADAVSLKLFDIFGAFACPQIPPGGLPYDVPCKWSKCSDGCYQVTFDTPQPCKGPGTHSETGSPNHNCFPTCSSCGGYCQKGGQCGCTSCRGWGPYGPCGLCCCCAAPNSNANAGQTFYAPCSPEALRNPSQACIGTVLCSSAAPVDCCYSGSTPADSACSHGCGCGCCHHGWDSYHSPTYQPSSYYGQCHCHCCCCAAQLAAVSNYEPDPAYFNNYDSSCWGNSYGCNSCTQHQYDPSWCNYGCGYHNASLFQYSTPYQYNYAPDAAISEDAQVPCIEAPVCEAELAESSVEAASPQESSKQPPEPPKCIKNISSPAPDAATACFCPDCTKKPESLIDKAKIPDETAPKPLPPPRWHGINPTLAKNYPFNSTTRKYHQRTTPVNMARASISSITLQAIKAADADLQARENSDEVEMPQIWSFPESYKRFFDRMTKVKTINLKSLNGDKPNEKMRF, translated from the exons ATGGCTCTAGTTTTGAGGAAGGCGGTTATGCCCAGGAACGTATCGTTATTGAAATGCATTAAAGGGCGTACGCTAGCCACAACAGCCAACAAAAACACCCCAGTACCTCTAG CTGCTTCCGTCACGAAGAGCTTTCGGAATCATTTAAAGGCAGCGTTCCGATTGCCGTCTTTCAAGACAGAGAAGGTGTCTTTGAAGAAAACAGTAGCAAGTAAAAATAAGCAGAGGTGCGAGCGCAATGGCGTCTTTGGTACTGTATCCTGTCCTGACCTGTCCCTGCCAAGAAGGCACAAGGAACCAGCTAAGACGGAGAATAACCTACACAAGCCCGAGAACGTTGGTCAGCATAATACAAAACAGATGTTGTCCCATCGCCTCTGGCCCACTCTATCACCTGCGTCTACAACGTATAACTTGGCTACAATCGCTGGCTTGATCGATGCAGATGCGGTCTCGCTCAAACTCTTTGATATCTTCGGTGCTTTCGCTTGTCCCCAAATTCCACCCGGCGGCCTTCCATATGACGTGCCGTGTAAGTGGAGTAAATGCTCAGACGGCTGCTATCAAGTGACCTTCGACACGCCTCAACCTTGTAAGGGCCCTGGAACCCACAGCGAAACGGGGTCACCTAATCACAACTGCTTTCCCACCTGTTCGTCTTGCGGAGGATATTGCCAGAAAGGGGGACAATGTGGCTGCACCTCCTGTCGTGGATGGGGCCCCTACGGCCCTTGTGGCCTTTGCTGCTGCTGTGCTGCTCCTAATTCAAATGCTAACGCAGGACAAACTTTCTACGCCCCCTGCAGTCCCGAGGCCCTGAGGAATCCATCTCAAGCGTGTATCGGCACTGTGCTTTGTTCAAGCGCGGCTCCCGTCGACTGCTGTTACAGTGGTAGCACGCCGGCTGATTCTGCTTGTTCCCATGGCTGCGGCTGCGGTTGTTGCCACCACGGCTGGGACAGCTACCATTCACCAACTTACCAACCTTCTAGTTACTATGGTCAGTGCCATTGCCACTGCTGCTGCTGTGCTGCCCAGCTTGCTGCTGTATCTAACTATGAGCCTGATCCTGCGTATTTTAATAACTACGATTCAAGCTGCTGGGGTAACTCTTACGGGTGTAACTCCTGTACTCAACACCAATACGATCCTTCTTGGTGCAATTATGGATGTGGCTACCACAACGCTTCACTCTTCCAATATTCTACGCCATATCAGTACAACTACGCTCCTGATGCAGCTATTTCTGAAGACGCCCAAGTGCCATGCATAGAAGCGCCTGTTTGCGAAGCTGAGCTTGCAGAGAGTTCTGTTGAAGCAGCCAGCCCTCAGGAATCTTCTAAACAACCTCCTGAGCCCCCGAAATGCATTAAGAATATATCGTCTCCCGCTCCTGATGCAGCCACGGCTTGTTTTTGCCCTGACTGCACAAAGAAACCTGAGTCTTTAATTGATAAAGCTAAAATTCCTGATGAGACGGCACCGAAGCCTCTCCCTCCGCCGCGTTGGCATGGTATCAACCCAACTCTGGCTAAAAATTATCCCTTCAACAGTACAACTCGGAAATACCATCAGCGTACGACTCCAGTGAACATGGCGAGGGCTAGCATCTCGTCTATTACACTGCAAGCTATCAAGGCAGCTGATGCTGACCTTCAAGCCAGGGAGAATAGTGATGAGGTGGAGATGCCACAAATTTGGAGCTTCCCTGAATCGTATAAACGCTTTTTTGATCGTATGACGAAAGTTAAAACGATAAACTTGAAGAGTTTGAATGGCGATAAACCGAATGAGAAGATGCGTTTTTAA